The following proteins are encoded in a genomic region of Galbibacter sp. BG1:
- a CDS encoding nucleoside hydrolase, with product MKNTFKKSALLTLLFTCLSSYGQKYILDSDTGNEIDDLYAIVYAIAEPDMELISLNSAHFNNVQMVIDSSWSGNKVSNFVTVQESQKLNEELLKTMDRLDIPHPMGCKNHIGYAWGYYKGATIPESPATDFIISEAKKASPDNKLKVICIGASTNLAAAIQKDSTITKNIHAFLLGARFDKETNVWNKSEFNIQRDLNAFDVLLNEPDLELTVMPITTARPYTFNKDRTLKKLSTYKATATDKLAERWTYMNAGDERVMWDLALVVAIQKPELATLETRPAPPENKRKSLKVYTQIEVEKMHKEFWDTLDAYFSK from the coding sequence ATGAAAAACACCTTTAAGAAAAGTGCATTGCTAACCTTACTTTTCACCTGCTTATCTTCTTATGGACAAAAGTATATCTTGGATTCCGACACCGGGAATGAAATTGATGACCTGTACGCCATCGTCTACGCCATTGCCGAACCGGATATGGAGCTTATAAGCCTTAATTCTGCACATTTTAATAATGTTCAAATGGTAATAGACAGCTCATGGAGCGGCAACAAAGTTTCCAATTTTGTAACGGTTCAAGAATCTCAAAAACTCAATGAGGAGCTTTTAAAAACTATGGATAGATTAGATATTCCGCACCCTATGGGTTGTAAAAATCATATTGGTTATGCTTGGGGCTATTACAAGGGAGCTACGATTCCAGAATCCCCAGCAACCGACTTTATTATTTCGGAAGCAAAAAAAGCAAGTCCCGATAATAAACTAAAAGTAATTTGTATCGGCGCATCCACGAATTTGGCAGCTGCTATTCAAAAAGACTCTACGATAACCAAAAACATACATGCTTTTTTACTGGGTGCACGTTTCGATAAAGAAACAAATGTGTGGAATAAAAGTGAATTCAATATACAAAGGGATCTAAATGCTTTCGATGTTCTGTTAAACGAACCCGATTTAGAGTTAACTGTAATGCCCATCACTACGGCGAGACCCTACACTTTTAATAAAGATAGAACCCTAAAAAAACTATCTACATACAAAGCCACCGCTACCGATAAGCTGGCAGAACGCTGGACTTACATGAATGCCGGTGACGAAAGGGTAATGTGGGACTTGGCCTTGGTAGTTGCCATTCAAAAACCAGAGTTGGCTACGCTGGAAACAAGACCTGCTCCACCAGAAAATAAAAGAAAATCATTGAAGGTTTATACCCAGATCGAAGTAGAGAAAATGCACAAAGAATTTTGGGACACCCTAGATGCTTATTTTTCGAAATAA
- a CDS encoding arylsulfatase: protein MKKIPFIFLLLMSFSYGQQKSTSKLKKESRPNIVLILADDMGYADLGCYGSEISTPNLDALANNGLRMTQFYNASRCCPTRASLLTGLYPHEANMGFMQEDCGLPGYGGHIPNDAVTMAQVLKENGYNTAMSGKWHVGNDREYWPTQKGFEKFYGFPHHGGAYFYPFPGDQVVVIGDSIITPKDDYYSTEAINEYGVKFVEEMVSDEKPFFLYLAHIAPHFPLQARQEDIAKYRGKYLNGFEKIREDRFKKQKALGIIPEDYPISKSDPKVPDWNSLSQAEKDDYDLRMSVYAAQIESMDRGIGDLIETLKETGELENTLIVFLSDNGGTREDYSNPELTAPIGQVGSFACYKLPWANVSNTPYRKFKHWGNEGGIRSPFIVHFPKMIQEQRIDNQPAHIIDIMTTFTDLAEANYPSTYNGINIKPTQGKSLIPIFKGENRTAHKGLFWEHEGNKAARIGNWKWVSIYPEYVDELYNLAEDPVEEFNMAKKNSKKLKELKQQWQSWADKVGVIPWEKVLESKPDQARLQIWY, encoded by the coding sequence ATGAAAAAAATACCTTTTATCTTTTTATTGTTAATGTCGTTTTCCTACGGCCAGCAAAAATCAACCTCTAAACTTAAAAAAGAATCACGACCTAATATCGTTCTTATCCTTGCAGATGATATGGGTTATGCCGATCTGGGTTGTTACGGGTCAGAAATTTCTACACCAAACCTAGATGCTTTAGCCAATAATGGCTTACGAATGACCCAATTTTACAATGCTTCTAGATGTTGCCCGACAAGGGCTTCTTTATTAACTGGGCTATATCCACATGAGGCCAATATGGGCTTTATGCAGGAAGATTGCGGTTTACCAGGATACGGGGGGCATATCCCCAATGATGCTGTAACTATGGCACAAGTTCTTAAAGAAAACGGGTACAACACCGCTATGTCTGGAAAATGGCATGTTGGAAACGATCGTGAGTATTGGCCAACTCAAAAAGGTTTTGAAAAGTTTTATGGTTTCCCTCATCACGGAGGAGCTTATTTTTATCCTTTTCCAGGAGATCAAGTAGTGGTAATTGGAGACAGTATTATTACACCAAAAGACGATTATTATTCTACGGAAGCTATTAATGAGTACGGAGTTAAATTTGTAGAGGAAATGGTAAGTGATGAAAAACCATTTTTTTTATACCTAGCACATATCGCACCTCATTTTCCCTTACAGGCGAGGCAAGAAGATATTGCGAAATATAGGGGCAAATACCTCAATGGTTTCGAAAAAATAAGGGAAGATCGTTTTAAAAAGCAAAAAGCATTGGGAATTATTCCAGAAGACTACCCAATCTCTAAGTCAGATCCAAAAGTTCCCGATTGGAATAGCCTCTCGCAAGCCGAGAAAGACGATTACGATCTAAGAATGTCTGTTTACGCTGCACAAATAGAATCTATGGATCGTGGTATAGGAGACCTGATAGAAACCTTAAAAGAAACTGGCGAACTAGAAAACACCCTTATCGTTTTTCTATCGGATAACGGTGGTACGCGAGAAGATTATTCCAATCCAGAGCTCACAGCCCCTATTGGGCAAGTGGGATCTTTTGCCTGCTACAAATTACCGTGGGCAAACGTGAGCAATACGCCATACAGAAAGTTTAAACACTGGGGAAATGAAGGTGGAATTAGGAGTCCGTTTATCGTTCATTTTCCAAAAATGATTCAAGAACAGCGTATTGATAATCAACCCGCTCACATTATTGATATTATGACCACATTCACAGACCTAGCCGAAGCAAATTATCCTTCCACCTATAATGGCATCAATATTAAGCCTACTCAAGGAAAATCGCTTATTCCTATTTTTAAAGGAGAAAACCGAACTGCACATAAAGGACTCTTCTGGGAACATGAAGGAAATAAAGCTGCAAGAATTGGTAATTGGAAATGGGTGAGCATATACCCAGAATATGTGGATGAACTCTACAACTTGGCTGAAGATCCAGTGGAAGAATTTAACATGGCAAAAAAGAACTCTAAAAAACTAAAAGAGTTAAAGCAACAATGGCAATCTTGGGCGGATAAGGTTGGCGTTATCCCATGGGAAAAAGTATTGGAAAGCAAACCCGACCAAGCACGTTTACAAATTTGGTACTAA
- a CDS encoding fibronectin type III domain-containing protein — MKNKITFILLCCFGTFLGFTQWQPINPGAGGQVQDVVPDPNQEGRLILASDMEGIYETTDNGLSWHIHGDLLNNRVYSVTYAPSNPNKLVVGTLYGLEVSDDGGKTFNFIDSTRKMSIASAAVKPDDDKVILAGIGWRDDYDFSDTFGMQQNAAGMIYRSTDGGITWSEVMFDNDMTTDRNVWTIHFDPSNTNIVYIGAAKGIFKSTDAGVTWTKISAPEGTGKNRGATISPNGKVLYASYATNGKKGNIYATSTASINWTKVAAGNGESLDELAFWYPEVDSRSTGDTHKLILSLEGSREGLFEGTFVWENDAIKEYAWKLIWSGTDGYDNGWDNAPPNPRYVHYTPSSWERAVWSTTNQTIFRGIMDGDTYEWLNRYSKPNLSITVSQWGADWPTYTSRGTESTYSYDIAVHDNYVVQGQGDNGAMESWDKGFSWSNIQHRLGNPPLSDVQAVDIGDAWGTPTVVAQMTSGYGGNAANGQLWAKKLTNHSPDDKWIMLAGGWEWKGGLASGVLRDVAISPAKPSRVYMFSTDYGLYMLDDIGWGISETEQGRTAWCTKISNGVADGIYAVKKIAPHPTNPDIVYMNGTGGSNQGVFKGVKTGDDWVWSKIYDGYGWDSEITAWEHEGQVYLYFSGSSNESGGDGSNYVGALSLDEGATWNTVITKDIAMGLRSNDWYEELKDDFRFQNKGGVAGYENQIIMSYYDHRMQKTYGIYKGTIDGNGNVSWEDWTGDIHFGGLTSTIVKNYQGSPYVYSTTAGAGAWRRPLKSNATSTLVPVAPTNLAGEVLSGTEIKLTWEDKADNEDGFRLERMDGDAFVTVATLDPDTTTFTEEELKGDTEYTYRIKAFNTAGDSDYSEEFKIKTTNEEQLCDASNLLGNGEFDLPLDGSWEFYNNTSGAGSATISQETGFSGANSVLIDIETVEGAGESDIQFFTALPTLKKGKTYQITFQAKAVAAKEIRLGVLKGEAPWTNYLSENITVSNEIKSFGPYSFTMEQESLNTRLDFFLGTDNNNIWIDNVVFQEKCSDEPVKELETPTKLTSIALTGTAVALSWEDNSEDETGFLIERKKGNGDYIKVATVSENSTTFDDDELTALTEYTYRIKAVSGDGESAYSNESMVTTKENGTGGCNDKNYINNGEFTQGVAQWIFYNNTDSDAVSEIKPVTGQGLSGDQAAEITIESAGKEDTDVQLYSILPTLKAGVTYELSFMAKSSGTKSIRVAVLKGEAPWTNFFVDNFNITSEVQTFGPFEFTMEEESALTQFHFFVGANAQNITVDAVSLKEKCESGALPPTAPSELTATTIDENQINLSWKDNSDNENAFRIERKTGENEFEIVATVQENKVSLIDDKLESGTAYTYRVKAVNSTGDSSYSNEVTATTEGESTSNCDDTNFIANGEFDNGVAQWIFYNNTDANTEGKVEPVTAQGLSGANAAKVSLQAAGASDSDVQLYSYLPKLEKGETYQLSFMAKASANKAVRIAVLQGEAPWANYFVENISITTEAKSFGPYEFTMEEESTVGQFHFFLSEDANDVTIDAVLLKVKCEEVTEVPLAPTDLIATASSTEQIDIKWKDIATTEANYVVERKTDGEFEKIASLDANTTTFSDIGLLPETEYTYRIYAKNVIGKSDYSNTASATTLTEGGIAYNNFSIESIGETCPNKENGEIVIKTKKSFNYKTTIAGMNYTFTDSLSVGNLAPGNYDFCISVEEEDFSQCYMLEIEEGEILDAQATLGIAKNSISINVEKGTAPFNVMINGKKAFSTSAKTFLVPVNPGDQVEVLSKINCEGMFATNLESLLGSTAYPNPTRDFVEISIPSNLKEVQVDVLNFQSQLLVSGVMKVENNRIKIDLQGKAAGIYLIKVQLDELKTFKIVKH; from the coding sequence ATGAAAAACAAAATTACATTCATTTTATTATGCTGTTTCGGAACATTTTTAGGTTTTACGCAATGGCAACCAATAAACCCTGGAGCTGGAGGTCAGGTTCAAGATGTGGTACCAGATCCCAACCAGGAAGGAAGATTGATACTTGCCTCCGATATGGAAGGTATTTATGAAACAACCGACAACGGACTCTCTTGGCACATTCATGGCGATTTGCTCAACAATCGTGTCTACTCTGTTACCTATGCCCCGAGCAATCCCAATAAATTGGTAGTAGGTACATTATATGGTTTGGAAGTTTCCGATGACGGAGGAAAAACTTTTAATTTTATTGACAGTACACGAAAAATGTCGATAGCATCTGCAGCAGTAAAGCCAGATGATGATAAAGTAATACTGGCCGGTATAGGGTGGCGGGATGATTACGACTTTTCCGATACTTTTGGAATGCAGCAGAATGCAGCCGGTATGATTTATCGATCCACCGATGGTGGTATTACTTGGAGTGAAGTGATGTTTGACAATGATATGACTACAGACAGAAATGTATGGACCATTCATTTCGATCCCTCCAACACCAATATTGTTTATATTGGCGCCGCTAAAGGGATTTTTAAAAGTACAGATGCCGGTGTTACATGGACAAAAATCAGTGCTCCGGAAGGGACTGGCAAAAACCGAGGCGCCACTATTTCTCCTAATGGAAAAGTACTTTATGCTTCCTATGCCACCAATGGTAAAAAAGGAAACATCTATGCGACTTCAACGGCATCGATTAACTGGACAAAAGTAGCGGCCGGAAATGGGGAGTCCTTAGATGAATTGGCGTTCTGGTATCCGGAGGTAGATTCAAGATCTACAGGCGATACCCATAAATTAATCTTAAGTTTGGAAGGAAGCAGGGAAGGTTTGTTTGAAGGAACTTTTGTATGGGAAAATGATGCCATTAAAGAGTATGCCTGGAAACTTATATGGAGCGGTACCGATGGCTATGACAATGGTTGGGATAATGCACCTCCAAATCCGAGGTATGTTCATTATACCCCTTCTTCCTGGGAACGTGCCGTTTGGTCTACAACAAATCAAACTATTTTTAGAGGGATAATGGATGGAGACACCTATGAGTGGCTCAATAGATATTCTAAACCCAATTTGTCGATTACAGTTTCCCAATGGGGAGCAGACTGGCCAACCTATACAAGTCGCGGAACCGAGAGCACCTATTCCTATGATATTGCAGTACACGATAATTATGTAGTTCAAGGACAAGGAGATAACGGAGCCATGGAAAGTTGGGACAAGGGATTTTCATGGTCTAATATTCAGCATAGACTAGGAAACCCTCCCTTATCGGACGTACAAGCGGTAGATATTGGTGATGCTTGGGGAACACCGACGGTTGTAGCCCAGATGACCAGTGGCTATGGCGGGAACGCAGCGAACGGACAGTTATGGGCGAAAAAATTAACCAATCATTCGCCAGATGATAAATGGATTATGCTGGCCGGCGGTTGGGAATGGAAAGGCGGCCTGGCATCTGGAGTTTTACGGGATGTTGCCATTTCCCCAGCAAAACCCAGTCGTGTTTATATGTTTTCAACAGATTATGGTCTTTATATGCTCGATGATATCGGTTGGGGAATTAGTGAAACCGAACAAGGGAGAACAGCCTGGTGCACCAAAATAAGTAATGGAGTGGCAGATGGCATCTATGCCGTGAAAAAAATTGCCCCCCACCCCACCAATCCGGATATTGTTTATATGAACGGAACCGGAGGTAGCAATCAAGGAGTTTTTAAAGGTGTAAAAACAGGAGACGATTGGGTATGGAGTAAAATTTACGATGGATATGGATGGGATTCTGAAATTACCGCTTGGGAACACGAGGGTCAGGTTTATCTCTATTTCTCCGGAAGTTCAAACGAATCAGGCGGTGATGGCAGCAATTATGTTGGTGCCCTTTCTTTAGATGAAGGCGCCACTTGGAATACGGTTATTACTAAAGATATAGCTATGGGACTTAGATCCAACGATTGGTATGAAGAACTGAAAGACGATTTTAGGTTTCAAAATAAAGGTGGAGTTGCCGGGTACGAAAATCAAATTATAATGAGTTATTACGACCATAGAATGCAAAAAACCTATGGTATTTACAAGGGTACAATAGATGGCAACGGAAATGTATCTTGGGAAGATTGGACAGGTGATATACATTTTGGAGGACTCACTTCCACAATAGTAAAAAACTATCAAGGAAGTCCTTATGTTTACTCAACTACCGCTGGAGCAGGTGCTTGGAGAAGGCCTCTAAAATCCAATGCTACTAGTACCCTAGTCCCTGTTGCACCCACAAATCTTGCCGGGGAGGTGCTCTCGGGTACAGAAATTAAGCTTACTTGGGAAGACAAAGCAGACAACGAGGACGGATTTAGGCTGGAAAGAATGGATGGAGATGCGTTTGTAACTGTCGCTACTTTAGACCCTGATACCACAACATTTACTGAAGAAGAACTGAAAGGTGATACAGAATATACCTACCGTATCAAAGCATTTAATACCGCTGGAGATTCTGATTACTCTGAAGAATTCAAAATAAAAACAACCAATGAAGAACAGTTGTGCGATGCCTCCAATCTTTTAGGCAATGGAGAGTTTGATCTTCCACTCGACGGGTCTTGGGAGTTTTACAACAACACCTCAGGGGCGGGAAGCGCTACTATTTCCCAAGAAACAGGTTTTTCGGGTGCTAATTCAGTTTTAATAGATATCGAGACAGTAGAAGGTGCGGGAGAGTCAGATATACAGTTCTTTACTGCATTACCGACCTTAAAAAAAGGTAAAACCTATCAAATAACCTTTCAAGCAAAAGCAGTTGCTGCTAAGGAAATACGCTTGGGAGTGTTAAAAGGTGAGGCTCCATGGACCAATTATCTTTCAGAAAACATTACTGTTTCCAATGAAATTAAATCATTTGGTCCCTATAGCTTTACAATGGAGCAGGAAAGTCTTAATACCCGTTTGGACTTTTTTCTGGGAACCGATAACAACAATATTTGGATAGATAACGTGGTATTTCAAGAAAAGTGCAGCGATGAACCCGTTAAGGAACTGGAAACTCCAACTAAATTAACCTCTATCGCTTTAACAGGGACTGCAGTAGCACTTTCTTGGGAAGATAATTCCGAGGATGAGACCGGTTTTCTTATCGAGAGAAAAAAAGGGAATGGAGATTATATTAAAGTTGCGACTGTATCAGAAAACAGTACAACCTTTGATGATGATGAACTTACAGCTTTAACTGAATATACTTACAGGATAAAAGCAGTAAGTGGCGACGGAGAATCTGCATACTCCAATGAAAGTATGGTTACAACCAAAGAAAACGGTACTGGTGGCTGTAACGATAAAAACTATATTAATAATGGGGAATTTACTCAAGGTGTAGCCCAATGGATATTCTACAATAACACCGATTCTGATGCTGTTTCTGAAATAAAACCAGTAACAGGACAAGGGTTGTCGGGCGATCAAGCCGCTGAAATTACTATTGAAAGCGCTGGAAAAGAGGATACCGATGTACAATTGTATTCCATTCTTCCAACTTTAAAAGCTGGTGTTACTTACGAATTGAGTTTTATGGCTAAATCAAGTGGCACTAAATCCATTCGCGTGGCCGTTTTGAAGGGCGAAGCGCCATGGACCAATTTTTTTGTGGATAACTTTAACATTACCAGCGAAGTACAAACTTTTGGACCTTTTGAATTTACTATGGAAGAAGAAAGTGCCCTAACGCAATTTCACTTCTTTGTAGGGGCAAATGCTCAGAACATAACTGTAGATGCCGTTTCTTTAAAAGAAAAGTGTGAAAGCGGCGCCTTGCCTCCTACGGCACCATCCGAGCTTACCGCAACCACAATCGATGAAAATCAAATAAACTTAAGTTGGAAAGATAATTCTGACAATGAAAACGCTTTCCGGATAGAACGGAAAACTGGAGAGAACGAATTTGAGATAGTAGCCACCGTTCAAGAAAATAAGGTTTCTTTAATAGATGATAAGTTGGAGTCTGGAACTGCTTACACCTATCGTGTAAAGGCCGTAAATTCCACGGGCGATTCGTCTTATTCCAATGAAGTAACAGCCACTACAGAAGGAGAAAGCACTAGCAATTGTGATGACACCAATTTTATAGCCAACGGAGAATTTGACAATGGGGTAGCCCAATGGATATTTTACAACAATACCGATGCCAATACTGAAGGTAAAGTAGAGCCAGTTACCGCCCAAGGGCTCTCAGGAGCTAATGCAGCAAAAGTGAGCTTACAAGCAGCTGGAGCATCAGACTCTGATGTTCAATTATACTCCTACTTACCAAAATTGGAAAAAGGTGAAACCTACCAATTAAGTTTTATGGCGAAGGCAAGCGCCAATAAAGCTGTTAGAATTGCAGTACTTCAAGGTGAAGCTCCGTGGGCAAATTATTTTGTGGAAAACATCAGCATTACAACAGAAGCGAAATCTTTCGGACCTTATGAATTTACCATGGAAGAGGAGAGCACCGTGGGGCAGTTTCACTTTTTCCTAAGTGAAGATGCCAACGATGTAACTATAGACGCAGTTCTTTTAAAAGTGAAATGCGAGGAGGTTACCGAAGTTCCTTTAGCTCCTACCGATCTTATCGCCACCGCATCGTCTACTGAACAAATAGATATTAAGTGGAAGGATATTGCAACCACAGAAGCTAATTATGTTGTAGAGCGTAAAACCGATGGTGAGTTTGAAAAAATTGCATCGCTGGATGCCAATACAACCACTTTTAGCGATATTGGTCTATTGCCCGAAACGGAATATACGTACCGTATCTATGCCAAAAATGTTATTGGAAAATCAGATTATTCCAACACAGCATCGGCAACTACACTTACCGAAGGTGGGATAGCGTATAACAATTTTTCAATTGAAAGTATTGGCGAGACTTGTCCGAATAAAGAAAATGGAGAAATAGTGATTAAAACTAAAAAATCCTTTAATTATAAAACAACCATAGCGGGCATGAATTATACTTTTACAGATTCTCTTTCCGTAGGTAACTTAGCACCAGGAAATTATGATTTTTGTATTTCTGTGGAAGAGGAAGATTTCAGTCAATGTTACATGCTAGAAATTGAGGAAGGAGAAATTCTAGATGCTCAGGCTACCCTAGGTATAGCTAAAAATTCAATTTCCATAAATGTAGAAAAAGGTACTGCCCCGTTTAACGTAATGATCAATGGGAAAAAGGCTTTTTCAACCTCAGCGAAAACATTTTTGGTACCTGTTAACCCTGGAGACCAAGTAGAAGTTCTTAGTAAGATTAATTGCGAAGGCATGTTTGCAACCAACTTAGAATCTTTGTTGGGTAGTACAGCGTATCCTAATCCAACACGGGATTTTGTGGAAATATCAATTCCTAGTAATCTCAAGGAGGTTCAAGTAGATGTGCTAAACTTTCAATCACAACTACTGGTATCTGGAGTAATGAAGGTTGAAAACAACAGGATTAAAATTGACTTGCAAGGAAAAGCTGCCGGAATTTATTTAATTAAAGTTCAGCTTGATGAGTTAAAAACGTTCAAAATTGTAAAACACTAA
- a CDS encoding ROK family protein: MSVCCGIDLGGTKIEGVLIEKNKTGFRVIERLRVPTEKEKGYTHILSQIKKVVQLLETRGNLKITALGIGTPGSLDPKTQTLKNSNTVCLIGKPIKKDLENLLGISIEIANDANCFALAEATLGVVPKMAPHAKNVFGVIMGTGVGGGVVINGKILNGRNGIGGEWGHNYLEENGDDCYCGQSGCVETVISGTALELHYQRLSGTKRKLKEIYTLYQNQQDEYAEATIERMLDFFGKGISAIINTLDPDVIVIGGGVGNIDLLYTEGVQRAEKYAFNKTIETMFLKPELGDSAGVFGAAMLVQ, translated from the coding sequence ATGAGCGTATGCTGTGGCATCGATTTAGGGGGAACCAAAATTGAAGGTGTTTTGATTGAAAAAAATAAAACTGGTTTTCGAGTAATTGAAAGGTTGCGGGTTCCTACCGAGAAAGAAAAAGGTTATACACATATTCTATCTCAAATTAAAAAGGTAGTACAGCTACTGGAAACTAGAGGGAATTTAAAAATAACAGCTTTGGGGATTGGAACTCCTGGTTCCCTGGATCCTAAAACCCAGACTTTAAAAAATAGCAATACGGTTTGTTTAATAGGGAAACCGATAAAAAAGGATTTAGAAAATTTATTGGGAATATCCATTGAAATTGCCAATGATGCCAATTGTTTTGCCCTGGCGGAAGCTACGCTGGGTGTGGTCCCAAAGATGGCCCCGCATGCCAAAAATGTATTCGGGGTTATTATGGGGACTGGCGTGGGAGGTGGAGTCGTTATTAATGGCAAAATTTTAAACGGGCGAAATGGTATAGGAGGTGAGTGGGGGCACAATTATTTGGAAGAAAATGGCGATGATTGTTACTGTGGGCAGTCCGGTTGCGTAGAAACCGTAATTTCCGGTACGGCATTGGAGTTGCATTACCAAAGGCTTAGCGGAACGAAGAGAAAGTTAAAGGAAATCTATACGCTATACCAAAACCAACAAGATGAATATGCAGAAGCTACCATAGAGCGAATGTTGGATTTCTTCGGAAAAGGGATTTCAGCAATTATAAATACCTTGGATCCAGATGTTATTGTTATAGGTGGAGGGGTAGGCAATATCGATTTGTTGTATACGGAAGGAGTTCAAAGAGCAGAAAAATACGCTTTTAATAAAACGATAGAAACCATGTTCTTAAAACCGGAATTGGGGGATAGTGCCGGTGTTTTTGGGGCAGCAATGTTAGTACAATAA
- a CDS encoding endo-1,4-beta-xylanase produces the protein MKLKISIITCLIFVFQITISNGQETIPSLKEKYNKFFPLGVAMGEKHLQRQDTVLVPYHFSSITAENDMKPSRTIASENKFTFERGDALVDFAKKHGLLVRGHTLVWYNQTDDWFYENDEGELLSKNELFKRMKSYIKAVLDHYRGDVYAWDVVNEAISDESDLFYREDIKWFQIGGPEYIEMAFRYAREADPDVKLFYNDYDLINPKKRDKAYKMLKELLEKGVPIDGVGMQGHWTLEDVNKENLGKAIDLFSSLGLEVQITELDISVYPYYHNMDRSTLPKEIKPYTPELASKLAEKYKEVFELLRAKKDKITGVTFWGVADNKTWLSNYVVKGRTDYPLLFDKDYNPKKAFYSIMDF, from the coding sequence ATGAAGCTTAAAATATCAATTATTACCTGTTTAATATTTGTTTTTCAAATAACCATATCCAATGGGCAGGAAACAATACCTTCATTAAAAGAAAAATACAATAAATTCTTCCCTCTTGGTGTGGCCATGGGCGAAAAACACTTGCAACGACAGGATACCGTATTGGTTCCTTATCACTTTTCGAGTATTACCGCGGAAAACGACATGAAACCTTCCAGAACAATTGCTTCTGAAAACAAGTTCACGTTCGAACGCGGAGACGCCCTTGTGGATTTTGCCAAAAAACACGGTTTATTGGTAAGAGGACATACCCTAGTTTGGTACAACCAAACGGATGATTGGTTCTATGAAAACGACGAAGGAGAATTACTTTCCAAAAATGAATTATTTAAAAGGATGAAATCCTACATTAAAGCAGTATTAGATCATTACCGCGGAGATGTTTACGCTTGGGATGTGGTAAATGAAGCTATTTCAGATGAATCCGATTTATTTTACCGGGAAGACATCAAATGGTTTCAAATAGGAGGACCGGAATATATTGAAATGGCTTTTCGCTATGCCAGAGAGGCCGATCCCGATGTAAAATTATTTTACAACGATTACGACCTTATAAATCCGAAAAAAAGGGACAAAGCATACAAAATGCTTAAGGAGCTTTTAGAGAAAGGAGTACCCATCGACGGTGTGGGTATGCAAGGCCATTGGACATTGGAGGACGTTAATAAAGAAAATTTAGGAAAAGCAATCGACCTCTTTTCTTCCCTAGGGTTGGAAGTACAAATTACCGAATTGGATATCTCTGTTTATCCGTATTACCACAATATGGATAGAAGCACCTTACCTAAAGAAATTAAGCCTTACACACCGGAGCTCGCCTCCAAACTAGCAGAAAAATACAAGGAGGTATTTGAGCTTCTGAGAGCAAAAAAGGATAAAATAACAGGAGTTACCTTTTGGGGTGTTGCCGATAATAAAACTTGGTTGAGCAATTATGTGGTGAAAGGCAGAACAGATTACCCATTATTATTCGATAAGGATTACAATCCCAAAAAAGCATTTTACTCGATAATGGACTTTTAA
- the lpcA gene encoding D-sedoheptulose 7-phosphate isomerase, protein MENLEEQIKHEFAVAQDVLSSFMKDNSNFTKIVEIATLMTNAMKSGNKIISCGNGGSHCDAMHFAEELTGRYRENRKALPAIAISDPSHISCISNDYGYEFVFSRFVESLGKKGDVLLGISTSGNSKSIVEAFQAAKNLGIKTVLLSGESGGKLRELADMSILVPHTGYADRIQEIHIKIIHTLILTIEKLIEKK, encoded by the coding sequence ATGGAAAATTTAGAAGAACAAATAAAGCACGAGTTTGCAGTGGCACAGGACGTTTTGTCCAGTTTCATGAAAGATAATAGCAATTTCACTAAGATTGTAGAAATAGCAACTTTAATGACAAATGCCATGAAAAGTGGCAATAAAATAATTTCCTGTGGGAATGGAGGTTCCCACTGCGATGCCATGCATTTTGCTGAAGAGCTTACGGGTAGGTATCGTGAAAATAGAAAGGCGTTGCCAGCAATAGCAATTTCCGATCCGAGTCATATTTCTTGTATAAGTAATGATTACGGATACGAATTTGTTTTTTCGCGATTCGTGGAAAGTCTCGGCAAAAAAGGAGATGTTTTACTGGGCATTAGTACGAGTGGCAACTCCAAAAGTATCGTGGAGGCTTTCCAGGCCGCAAAAAATTTAGGAATTAAAACGGTATTGTTATCTGGCGAAAGCGGAGGGAAGTTAAGGGAGCTTGCCGATATGTCAATTTTGGTTCCTCACACTGGTTATGCAGACCGAATTCAAGAAATTCATATTAAGATTATTCATACATTAATCCTAACTATTGAAAAGTTAATAGAGAAAAAATAG